The genomic interval CCCCGATGGACGTGTGGTGGTTTCGCCTGCCGCGCAACGACATCGATCCCGCCGGCGCCGTGCCGGTGATCAGCGCCAACCGGGCGGCGGTCCTGCTCGACCGCGGCGACTACTGGCAGGTCGCCACACTCATCGCCAAGGGCAGCGATGAAACCGCCCGCGGCGGGCCGGTCGAGGCGATCGTCCAGAGCATGGCCGAGGCCGTCCCGTGGCTACGCGACCGCGTCGACGCGCTGCGCGAGTGGGACGAGGTGAAGCTGCTCGACGTCAAACTCGACCGCCTGGACAAGTGGTACACCGGAGGCCTGCTCTGCATCGGTGATGCCGCGCACGCAATGTCCCCGGTCGGCGGCGTGGGCATCAATCTCGCCGTTCAGGACGCGGTGGCGACCGCCCGCATCCTCGCCGAGCCGCTCGCTGAAGGCCGGGTGACCACCGCGGATCTGGCCAAGGTCCAGCGCCGCCGCACGTTGCCCACCGCGGTGACCCAGGGGCTACAGCGATTCCTGCATGCCCGCGCCATCGCGCCCGCGCTGGCCGGCCGAATCGATATCGCGGGTGCCGACAAGGTCCCGGTCCCGGTCCGGATCATCCGCCGCATCCCGATACTCCGCAGCGTGCCCCCGTATCTCCTGGCGCGTGGCATCCGCCCCGAGCATGCCCCGGTATTCGCCCGCCGCTATCCCAGGTCCTGAACCCGCGGCTGAAAGGCCATGACCGGAACCTGCTAGCACGTATGTTCGATTTGGCGTACATTCTGGGCCATGTCGTCTCCACTGTTGCAGGGATCGCTGCTGGACGGGTTCGGTGTGGTCGAGTTGGGCGGGCTCGACCGGATCCGGCGCACCGAGCTGACGCGTGGCGCCTGGGTCGATCTGCTGCCGGGGTGGTTGAGCGGTGCCGATGTGCTGTTCGACCGGCTGGTCGAGGCGGTGCCGTGGCAGGCGGAACGGCGGCCGATGTACGACCGGGTGGTGGACGTGCCACGGCTGCTGCGGTTCTACGGCGAGGGGGAGGAGCTGCCGGATCCGGTGCTGGACGAGGCGCGGACCGCGTTGAGCGAGCACTACCGGGCCGAGTTGCGCGAGCCGTTCCGCACCGCCGGGATGTGTTACTACCGCGACGGCCGGGACAGCGTCGCCTGGCACGGAGACAACCTCGGTCGCGGCGCGGCGCACGACACCATGGTCGCGATCGTGTCGGTCGGCGCGCCGCGAGCGCTGCTGCTGCGCCCGCGGGGCGGTGGCGAGGCGATCCGCTACCAGGTCGGCCACGGTGATCTGCTGGTGATGGGCGGATCATGCCAGCGCACCTGGGAACACGCGGTGCCCAAGACCCGCAAACCGGCTGGGCCGCGCATCAGCATTCAATTCCGTCCCCGCGGGGTCCGGTAGATGACCGAGCCGCCGAGTTGACCTGAACTTTGGTTCAGGTATCAAGCTGTCCAGCATGAGCGCAAAGACTTTCGTCGCCCCTACTGTCAACGACACCACTGTCGACCACACCGCGGACATCGCGGCGATCGAGCAGATCATCCGAGATACCGAGACCGCGTACAACACCAACGACGCGGAACTGCTGACCAGCCCCTTCACCGCCAACGCGGCCGTGGTCAACGCCATGGGCATGCTGATGACCGGACGAGAAACCCTCCTCGAAGCCAATCGCGCCGGCCTGGCGGGTTTCCTGAAGAACGAGTACGTGCGCTACGACATCGCCGACATCACCTTCCTGCGCCCCGATATCGCCATCGCGCACAAACTGGCCCGCGCCACCACCGCCGAAGGGGAACTGATCGACGAAGATCCGGCGATGATCGCGCTGTACGTGCTGGTCAAGGAAAACGGCAAGTGGTGGACCGCCGCACGGCAGAACACCCTCGTACCGAAGGCGGACTGACCGGACGGGAATACCACCCCCCGGCCCGCAGTTCCCACTCCTCGTCAGCGAATCGTTGGGAGTGGTGCAGATGGGTACGTCATTTTTGCTCGGTGGCGAGCTGAAGGTCAGCCGGATCGGTTACGGCGCAATGCGTTTGGCGGCCGCGCCGGAACCCGGCGCCGAGCCGGGCCCGGCGCATATCTGGCGGGCGCCGGTGGATCGCGAGGCGGCCCGGGCCGTGCTGCGGACCGCCGTCGAGTCCGGGGTGAACCTGATCGACACCGCCGATGCGTACGCGCTCGGCGAGAACGAGGAACTGGTCGCCGAGGCGCTGCACCCGTACCGGGATGGCGTGGTGATCGCCACCAAGGTCGGCTTGGCCCGGCCCGCGCCGGCCGAATGGGTGCCGGTCGGCAATCCGGCGTATCTGCGGCAGCAAGCTGAATTGAGTTTGCGCCGGTTGAAACTCGATCGGATCGACCTGCTGCAACTGCATCGCATCGATCCGTCCGTGCCGCTGGCCGACCAGATCGGCGCGCTGCGTCAGTTGCGCGAGGAGGGCAAGGTCCGCCACATCGGCCTGTCCGAGGTGACGGTGCAGCAGTTGCGCGAGGCCGAGGCGATCACGCCGATCGCCAGCGTGCAGAACATGTACAACCTGGCCGAGCGCGGTCACGAGGCGGTCGTCGACTACGCGGCCGAGCACGACATCGCGTTCATCCCGTTCTTCCCGGTGGCCGGCGGTGGCCACGCGGGCTCGGACAG from Nocardia goodfellowii carries:
- a CDS encoding FAD-dependent oxidoreductase; protein product: MERTTCLVVGGGPAGMVLGLLLARGGVDVTVLEKHKDFLRDFRGDTVHPTTLDLLDELGLGAEFAKLPARKIRAIQLPVAGSMQALATLDHLPGKHKYIAMVPQWDLLDLLARAAEQESSFHLRMNTEATEPIWDDGRVAGVRYRTADGRTGEIRADLTVAADGRNSVLRAASGLPSRSWPTPMDVWWFRLPRNDIDPAGAVPVISANRAAVLLDRGDYWQVATLIAKGSDETARGGPVEAIVQSMAEAVPWLRDRVDALREWDEVKLLDVKLDRLDKWYTGGLLCIGDAAHAMSPVGGVGINLAVQDAVATARILAEPLAEGRVTTADLAKVQRRRTLPTAVTQGLQRFLHARAIAPALAGRIDIAGADKVPVPVRIIRRIPILRSVPPYLLARGIRPEHAPVFARRYPRS
- a CDS encoding alpha-ketoglutarate-dependent dioxygenase AlkB, with protein sequence MSSPLLQGSLLDGFGVVELGGLDRIRRTELTRGAWVDLLPGWLSGADVLFDRLVEAVPWQAERRPMYDRVVDVPRLLRFYGEGEELPDPVLDEARTALSEHYRAELREPFRTAGMCYYRDGRDSVAWHGDNLGRGAAHDTMVAIVSVGAPRALLLRPRGGGEAIRYQVGHGDLLVMGGSCQRTWEHAVPKTRKPAGPRISIQFRPRGVR
- a CDS encoding SgcJ/EcaC family oxidoreductase — translated: MSAKTFVAPTVNDTTVDHTADIAAIEQIIRDTETAYNTNDAELLTSPFTANAAVVNAMGMLMTGRETLLEANRAGLAGFLKNEYVRYDIADITFLRPDIAIAHKLARATTAEGELIDEDPAMIALYVLVKENGKWWTAARQNTLVPKAD
- a CDS encoding aldo/keto reductase, with the protein product MGTSFLLGGELKVSRIGYGAMRLAAAPEPGAEPGPAHIWRAPVDREAARAVLRTAVESGVNLIDTADAYALGENEELVAEALHPYRDGVVIATKVGLARPAPAEWVPVGNPAYLRQQAELSLRRLKLDRIDLLQLHRIDPSVPLADQIGALRQLREEGKVRHIGLSEVTVQQLREAEAITPIASVQNMYNLAERGHEAVVDYAAEHDIAFIPFFPVAGGGHAGSDSPVAAVAKEIGATPAQTALAWLLRRSPTILPIPGTTSLAHLAENLAAGEVRLSDEQFERLSALASV